GCGGGGACGCCGGGGTAGCCGCGCAGATCGCCGGGCGGCTGCGGGAGCACCTGCGCGCCCACCCGCACCCCGTGGCGGGCGCCGTGACGATCAGCTGCGGGGTCGCGCAGCGCCGCCCCGGCGAGGACACCGCCAGCGCGCTGCGCCGCGCCGATCAGGCGCTGTACGCCGCCAAGCGCGCCGGGCGGGACACCATCGAACTGGCCCCGCCGGACGCCGCCTGATACGGATTCCGTTTATTTCGTTAACAACCCGGGACAGCACCGGGTTGCCAACTCCACGTCCGGAACCCGTTTCTCTCCTTCTCTGCTCCGCAGCTCTGCGAGTCACATCCGCTCGGATTGAATGGTTTTATAAGCCATTCAATCGGAATCAGTATGACCACCCCACGGGCGTTCATGCCGCGTCCGTTCAGGGGCGTGTCAGGCCCGGTCCGTAGCCTGGGAGCATGACCACAGCCCCCCTGCCGCTCAGTGACGCGGAATTCGCGTTCCGGCGCGGCAGTCTGCTGACCGTACTCGGCGCGGTGCTGGTCGTGAGCCTGATCACCCTGAGCGTGCAGGCGCACTGGAACTTCAGCTTCACGGACCAGCTGCTGCTGTCGCTGCTGGCCGTGAAGAACGCCGCGCTGCTGACGTGGCTGTGGCGCTCACCGGGCGCGTTCCGGCTGGTGGGATTGATCGAACTGACCATCCAGGCGTTCACGGTGCTGCTGCGGCTGTACCTGACGCTGCACAGCGCGCCGGGCTTCCACGGACTGGGCGGGTACGCGGTGTGGATGATCTTCGTGTACCTCGTGGCGTTCATCGTGCTGCCGGCCCGGCAGGCGCTGCTCGTCAGCGGCGCGGTGTTCCTGGGGCTGCTGGGCATCGTCACGGCGTACGCGCTGGACCCCGCGACCGACCCGGCCATGCGGGTCGGGCTGGGCAACCCGCTGCTGCAGACCATGCTGATGCACGCGACGTTCATCGCGCTGCTGGGCTGGCAGCAGCACCTGCACGGGCAGTTCGTGCGGGCGCTGTTCAGCGCGCGGCGCGCGGCGACCCTGGCGCACCTGGACGACCTGACGGGCCTCCCGAACCGCCGTCAGCTGGGCCGCTGGCTGGACGGGAACCTGCGGGAAGCGGGGGCGCTGAGCGTGATCCTGCTGGACCTGGATCACTTCAAGCGGGTGAACGACACGTTCGGGCACGACGTGGGGGACGAGGTGCTGCGTCAGGTGGCGGGCGTGCTGCGCGGCAGCGTGCGGGGCGGCGAGCGCGGCGGGGACCGCGTGGGGCGCTGGGGCGGCGAGGAGTTCCTGATCCTGGTCCGCGGGGATCTGGACACCGCGCAGATGATCACCGGGCGGGTGCGG
This region of Deinococcus sp. JMULE3 genomic DNA includes:
- a CDS encoding diguanylate cyclase, with amino-acid sequence MTTAPLPLSDAEFAFRRGSLLTVLGAVLVVSLITLSVQAHWNFSFTDQLLLSLLAVKNAALLTWLWRSPGAFRLVGLIELTIQAFTVLLRLYLTLHSAPGFHGLGGYAVWMIFVYLVAFIVLPARQALLVSGAVFLGLLGIVTAYALDPATDPAMRVGLGNPLLQTMLMHATFIALLGWQQHLHGQFVRALFSARRAATLAHLDDLTGLPNRRQLGRWLDGNLREAGALSVILLDLDHFKRVNDTFGHDVGDEVLRQVAGVLRGSVRGGERGGDRVGRWGGEEFLILVRGDLDTAQMITGRVRAQLGAARHPQVGAVTVSCGVAQALPGEAAHDLLRRADEALYAAKRAGRDTVEIAA